In a single window of the Carassius carassius chromosome 26, fCarCar2.1, whole genome shotgun sequence genome:
- the LOC132105519 gene encoding small lysine-rich protein 1 produces the protein MPSGNKKSRSQSSKPAAKSKRKHSPKKRSVSAKSTKTDVDILSPAAMENVYYISHNAVDCLDFRGFGWTGATKKKGKKGKKQKIKK, from the exons ATG CCTTCTGGCAACAAAAAGTCAAGATCTCAAAGTTCCAAGCCTGCAGCAAAGAGCAAAAGAAAGCACTCTCCCAAGAAGAGGTCTGTCAGTGCCAAATCCACAAAGACAGATGTGGATATTCTGAGTCCAGCTGCCATGGAGAACGTCTACTACATCTCCCATAATGCAGTGGACTGCTTGGATTTCAGAGGATTTGGCTGGACTGGAGCCACCAAGAAGAAAGGAAAAAAGGGCAAAAAACAAAAGATCAAAAAATGA
- the cd9b gene encoding CD9 molecule b isoform X2: MAAGGLQCIKYLLFIFNFIFWLAGTGVLAVGLWLRFDERTKTLFTGDGAPTVFLTGVYILIVAGAIMMVVGFLGCCGAIKESACMLGLFFMFLLLIFAAEVAAGIWGLSNQDKIVTEVQTFYKETFQNYKDTKQEALRETLRAIQYGLKCCGPTGLVFDGASDTCPKQEGIENLVTTSCPDAIKDIFTSRLHVIGGVGIGIGVVMIFGMIFSMLLCCAIRRTREMI, translated from the exons CTCGCAGGTACAGGGGTTTTAGCTGTCGGTCTCTGGCTGCGTTTCGATGAAAGAACTAAAACACTCTTCACTGGAGATGGTGCCCCGACAGTGTTCCTCACAG GGGTCTACATCCTCATTGTGGCAGGTGCGATCATGATGGTGGTCGGGTTCCTCGGCTGCTGTGGCGCAATTAAGGAATCAGCCTGCATGCTGGGACTG TTCTTTATGTTCCTGCTCCTCATTTTTGCTGCAGAGGTGGCCGCTGGAATCTGGGGATTGTCCAATCAGGACAAG ATCGTGACGGAAGTCCAGACGTTCTACAAGGAGACGTTCCAGAACTACAAAGACACTAAACAGGAAGCACTGAGAGAAACTCTGCGAGCCATTCAGTACGGA CTGAAGTGCTGTGGACCAACCGGACTAGTTTTTGATGGAGCATCCGATACCTGTCCTAAACAGGAGGGAATTGAAAACTTGGTCACAACG AGCTGCCCAGATGCTATTAAGGACATCTTCACCTCTAGGCTTCACGTGATCGGAGGGGTTGGGATTGGCATTGGTGTGGTCATG ATATTCGGCATGATCTTCAGCATGCTTCTGTGCTGCGCCATCCGACGAACCCGGGAAATGATATGA